One Methanocaldococcus villosus KIN24-T80 genomic window carries:
- a CDS encoding class I SAM-dependent methyltransferase, translating to MHYFSEKPTTKSNIKIIEDILRGKLLKFKTDSGVFSSDKIDKGTKILVESVEVNKNDEILDLGCGYGVIGIALADEVKSVLMSDINRRALKLAKENIKLNNLSDKYIDVVYSDLFNNINKRFDKIITNPPIRAGKEVLNRIIGEGKDYLKDGGEIWLVIRTKQGAKSLANYMEEIFGNVETVEIKGGYRVLKSKKQW from the coding sequence ATGCACTATTTTTCAGAAAAACCAACAACAAAATCAAATATAAAAATTATTGAAGATATCTTAAGAGGAAAGTTATTAAAATTTAAAACTGATAGTGGTGTATTTTCTAGTGATAAAATTGATAAAGGAACAAAAATATTGGTTGAAAGTGTTGAAGTTAATAAGAATGATGAAATTCTTGATTTAGGATGTGGTTATGGTGTTATAGGGATAGCTTTAGCTGATGAAGTTAAGTCAGTTTTGATGAGTGATATCAATAGAAGGGCTTTAAAATTGGCCAAAGAAAATATAAAATTAAATAACCTTTCTGATAAATATATTGATGTGGTTTATAGTGATTTATTTAACAATATAAATAAGAGATTTGATAAAATTATTACAAATCCTCCAATAAGGGCGGGGAAAGAAGTGCTAAATAGGATAATTGGGGAGGGGAAAGATTATTTAAAAGATGGTGGGGAAATTTGGCTTGTTATTAGAACGAAGCAAGGGGCTAAAAGTTTAGCTAATTATATGGAAGAAATTTTTGGAAAT